The following DNA comes from Henckelia pumila isolate YLH828 unplaced genomic scaffold, ASM3356847v2 CTG_461:::fragment_3, whole genome shotgun sequence.
TTTGAAACTTCGTACGTAAAGCAATTGAAAAGTAAAACATCACTGAGCTGACACGTGGAAGAATGAAgccaataaaaaaattatgcgTACCTCCCGGACATCATCAATAAATGCTTCATGAGATCCATCATAAGCTCCAGCAGCCAGTCTTAGATCGATAGTCCTAAAATCTAGGGGGCGAGATACCATTGCAGGATATCCAAGAAGTCCTTCATCATCTGCGTCATTAGGATTCAAAACAGCCCTTCCCAGTAGATTGCAGAACACTCTATCTTCATCCGTAGCAACAGCATGCCGGAGCACCATACGACACTGTTTATTGACCAGATCAGTCATATATACCTTACTTCTCACCTTTTCTTTCTTCTCAGTTTTCTGTTGTTGCGGGACTTCACTGTTTACTTTGTCCAGCACGGAGATGACTGCTCTCTGcattaaataattttgaaacaaaGAGCGAAAACTGGACTTACAAAAAGAattttcctttaaaaaaaaaactgaaagcAACAGATAAATTACCTTTGTTGGCCCAGATGCATTACCCTTGTAAACCTCCTTACTGATAGAGTGCTCTAACATCTTTTTAGCCCATTCAGGTGGGTTCTTCAGTAACGCTTCATTGACACACCGTCGGATCCGGGCCCCAACATTTGTGGGCAGCTTTCTCACAGGCTCAAGCACTTGTGCCCACTCAGGGACAGCACCATCTTCAGCTTCAATTGTTTGAGCCCCATCATCTTCAGACTCACTCTCAATTCCCCCAACAATCTCAATTTTACACTTCAATGGACCAAATATTTCCTTAATGGCATCGGCCATAACCTGCCaaataaaaaaagattaaaTCTAGTTACTATTTCTGACATTTACTTTCTTATATAGCTGGTGCGGGGGTTAACTCACAATATTTTTTAGCACGAAAAACTAAACAATGATTAAATCATAGTATTAGAAACATCACGTCTAACAAGACAAAGGAACAAACTCTAAAAGGGGCTTATATGAAGTCGGACACATAAAAGTGGGTTGAAAGTTATAAAGTTGATTGACATTAATCAGTAGTAAATCGTACCACTGCATCCCCTTCCAGAGCAGTTATGCCAGAAAGTGAGCCACAAAGTATACCACCATCACCACGTAAACAATGGAAAACTTTCCCGCTCTCACGGCTAGCAATCTCAGTTGAATCAAGATTACCCTCCATGGAATACACAGATAAAATATATCTACGAGCAACTTCAGGCCACGTAAGTTCATTAACAGGCAGCACATCAAGCTGTGCTTTCTTTAAAGCAGCTGAACCATCCAAGTCTTTTTTCTTGCCACGTCTTGATTTAGATTCTCCTGCATCAAAATTAGGGCATGCATAGGCCACCACTTTTGACACAAGCTCACTCAAGAGTATTTTCAGCAGTGAACCATAGATATTGGCCAGAAGAAGACCGGTATTTCTTCCAGCTCTAGCTTGAGAAACCTTCACACCTTTATTTAAGGGAACGTCATCCCCAATATCCACAGTTTCAAGTCCGTTCAAAGCACAGCAGTCTAACCAAGGGCTTAGAAGTTCGGACTCAAGATCCTGAAAAGAAAATGACTGCCCAAGCTCCAGGACCTCTAAGAAGCGCCATGCAAGCTCCCAGGCCTGACAACAGATGGAGAAAATAATAAGCTTCTAGACAGAAAAATTCGATACCACACAAAGTAATTTACTGTACCTGCAAAGCATCACCAATCAAGTACGAAGGAAGCCTTGTGCTAAGTGGATTGCCAGGAGGACAGGGATCCCGAGTTAAAAATTTCTCCATGCCACCTGATTGCAATCGCCATCTCTTAGAAGTTCGAAATGCACTGTTGGTGTTCTGTTCAACCTGGAGAAACCCACTTCCGACTGATTGGAGGCTTGAGTTATGCTTTCTATCTTTCAGATTTTTATATTCCAAAGATGCAGTAACTCCTGGCAGTTGTTCAATAATTTCTTGAACAAAATCTACATTAAATCCGAATCTGTCCTGCTTTAACCATGTTAGAAGAAGTTCACAAGCCATGTTAAAATCTCTCTCATTCTGAATCAGTCGTGGGACGTTCATAGGACCACCCCAGTAGGAATATCTAGATAAAGAATCTGTACCGTCCAGATTTTCATTATTCATTTCATATATATCGTGTCCACAGAAAAATTTAACGGCACCACTTTGTTTAAAAGTCTCGTGGAAAGCATACATAAAAGCTTCAGAGACCATTTCCCAAACAGATGATGTTGATCTGCCCTCTAATTGAAATTCCCCGATGACACCACTATGTCCTAGCTCACCTATTGAATTTCCAGCCCGCGGGAGCCCACATTCCAAATTTGAATTGGAAGATGCATTTTGCCCAGAACAGTAAACCACATCGTTGCTCCTTGACAAAGAAACACAATTTTCAAGACTTGGCGGACTGTGTTCATTTAGTAGTGTTATTATAGAAAGATCATCATCATCAACCAGTGGGGATGTGATTAATTCATCTAACCCCATTCTGTCATTTCCTTTGCTCGGAACTGAATTAGTCCGTGAGAGGATGGCTGAACCCACTGGAATAAACTGTGTGGTACATGGGAATCTGTGAACTTTGAAAGTAGGACCACATTCACCACCATCTAAAACATCACATACAAAAAGGGACCCTGTAATTTTATCATGCCAGCTACATCTGTAACCAACTGGCCAGATTTGGTTGGTATTATGGTATGCTGGCCGAGGATCAACATTGCCAGCTGATAAAAGACAAAAGTCCTGAAACTGAATTGGGAAGCCATCCTGGAAAATTAACAATGACAAAGTCAGAAAAACTCAAACTTATTGATATGTAGGCAAATGTGGTCCTGTATAGATTGCCCCATGACTAGCACAGATGAACCAGTTATTTATAACAATGGGTGATTTCATTAGGTGCAGATATTTTGAGGAAGAGTACCTTAGCTCCTTTGCGGTTTCTGAGTTCGGCTTCAAGagttttttataatattaatgaCTACCAAATATGTAAATTCGTAAGGTTCTATAGGCACTCAATTCACTTTTACCATTATACTTTTATGCATAAAAGTTACTCGGAAGGTGCTATATTATAAATTATCCACACGGacttaaattaataaaacatacGTGGACATAATCCCCTTGGCTACCATTTCCTGAAAATACCAGTTTCTGTATGTTGAGTTCAGGTTCTCTGCAGTTCCGGGAGGAGGCAAAACCTGAGGATTCCTTCTGAGCTGCTTTAATATAGCTCAATGGAATTCCTAAATGGCTAGCAACATCCTCCAATGACTTGAACCTCCTTCCATCAGGTGCCACATAAGCAGCAGAGGTTCTATATCTTCTATCACAGAAATCAAATTCCACACGCCAACCTTCTCCTAGAACACCTTTTCTTTCAGTAATGTACCGTCTCAGAGTTTGCAGGTACATCATGTTTGGAATCTGAGAGCATATCAATGGAGAATGGCAAGCCAGGGCACCCCCATTAACTCTAAATTCCCTGCAAATTGTACCCAAGTTTGCATCAGAACACAGTTTTCACTGCAGTGTATCTTCATATCTAAAATTGGAAGAGTTAGTAGCAGCACACAGGTtcatcgatatcaagaaataaGAATGGGGAAAAGCCTGTATCCTGAAAATCATAAACACATGCTGATAATGGTTGAAAGGTTGCTGAAATCGACAATAAAAACATAAGAGGACAGAAAGCAATTAAACAATTATTTAGGGTGTCACAAGAATCAGAACGTGAGACAAATTAATCATAACATCATATATATCAGAAGAACATAAAAGAAGACGATGCAGAGCACAAGGGATGGGTAATGCTTCGATAACAGCATGAGATCATGCCATCATGGGGTGCAACACAATGCCACATCCATGGTTAAACAGTGGGGACACTGTTCTTCGATCAAAAAGGAATCCCATTTATGTTCGCATAATCAAATGCATCTCCAAACACCCAAAAGCAATAATTACATGAAGCTGTAAACATGTGGTGAAATTTAAATAGAAGCAAGGAATTATCCAAAGAATAATACAGTTTAAGATAAGATAGTTACTGATTGCCACTCAGTAAATGGGACAAGTATTGAGGCCAAAATGATGTGCCCTTTTTGCATGTTCAAGGCCAACTTATTTAAACTCATACAAAATGTtgtaaaatgaaaatgaaaaaatcACGTTATTCTAGCTACAGCAATCGAATTGACTTCAAGAAGATAACGATAGTCTGTATctctatttttaatttgaaaGTCCCACTTGTTCCAAGTGAAACATTACCGGTCCACGATTGTAAATTATGAAAGCTGTATTATCATTATATAATCTTCTCAATTTCATTTATGATTTATGTAAGAACGAATCAAGTCTTGAAGTGAATATCATCCATTAACTTCAATCAACTCTTATGAGttaccaaaattattaatatatagaaAGATTTGGAAATAATAATGCTTTAGGCAAGTAGAAAgaccaaattaaaatttaaatgagcCTTCCTTAAATTTCATTCTTCGGCCCAACGGTTATTCGTTAGGGCCTTTATAACCAAATGTTGTTTGTCCAAAACTTTATATAAGTTAAGCCCAACTCGAAACGTTCGAGCATAAAAAACCCTGCATATAAAATGGGATGCAAATATAAAAGCAAATTAACAGCAGAGTAGACGCCGCCCCCCTATCTTTTCCCTTACTCCTCTATAAAAGGGAGAGAGGGGAAGAGCTAGTGGAAACCAGTTACAAACTAGCCACCACAGATCTCTTCCCTTACCTTTCCCCTTTAAATGGTGAGGGAAATGGTATTCCCTCTATTTTTATCATTAAGAAtctcacatcaccatgtcaacaATACCTGCGTGGAGGTTGTCCAAAGGAGTGTTCAAAAGGCACATTTCATATCTTGTTTTCCGGTGGATCAAAGCGACCCAGAAGTTTCCCATCAAGCGGATCGGACACACAAAGATAGCCAATTCTCATTCTACTCATTTTCTGTTGAAGGTATTTTTTTCTATTTCACCTTTTTATGGTAAGTCAATTTCAGCATAACACCAAAAAAATGGGCAGCACAGACCTTATTCAAGATGTATGGATAAATTAATTTTACATTCCTCAATCTTAAAATTTTCTATACAAGGATTCTCATTCatgaataaaatttgaaaaacacGAAAGGTAAGAATGAATGCAGTTGGTATCCAAATAATTaagaaaaacaaacaaaagGGTGTCTTTTTAATCCTCCAAACAGGATTTCTAAAGTTTCACCAAAAGCAATCTTACTGTGTGGCAAAAAGCTTAACCATTAATCGCCCAAAAACTCAATTAATTcaacacaaaaaaaaacaaaagaatacATTATGAAATAGAAAAGGCTAAAATTTATTAATCAATTTCAAATAACAACAAAGGTTGTATAAAAACAATAGacagattaattaaattagaaAATAACAATTTAACACCTCCCGCCGCCCAAGTGGTCAGCCGGGTGATCCCCCTCCGCCTCCCGCGGTGGTGAAGCATTTATATCGAATCCAGCACCAGCTCCTCCGCTGCTGCTGGCTCCGTCATTCTGAAGTAAACAGCGGAAGCACTTCCACTTCCGCTGTTCCTCCTTCGTTGCCCCACTCCTCCCAGCCGCGACCTTTCTGCCGCAGACTGAGCATACCGAGACGGCGTCGTCTCTCTCACGAGGTGATATTGTAGGCGTTTCGTTTAAATCTATGAGAAACGCCACGGGTTTAGAAACACCCACATTTGAGTTCAAGTCTCCAAAACTATTCCGATTCTCCATTTTCCTAATTAAGAATCCCGCAGAAGATTAACAAGAACAAAAATTGAAAGACAACCCTTTTGAAATCAGGGAGCTTAGTATTCAGTACAAGGTGATTCAAGAACACAGAGGGAGAGCAATGGCCGATTGTTCGGTGAAAAAGATTGGATTTTTAATTGTGCACAACAATTAAGAAACGAGAGATGTGTGCATGAGAGAGTAAAGAACAAATCTTGATTGTCCTTTTTGtaagagaagagaagagaaagAAAAGCGAGAAACAAGAACGAGAATGGAGTGTGTGTGGGGGGCGAGGGGGTACTTGAAAACAGGTGAAAAGGTGACCCTCGAGGTGGTGAAATGTCATAAATGCCCTTTCTTTTCGAGAACAAAATAGTCCTTTTCCTTATCTCCACGACAATTTTATCCGTTTGTGAGAGTTTCATCCGAGGTTAATAATATAAGCCTGGAATTACAAAACTACCCTTGTTTCCTAGGGGTGATTTGGGGTTCGAAAATTTGTTGGATAAAAGCAAGCAATTAAGTTAAAGCACATAATTTTTTTGACTGGTGTCAAGAAACACAAATTGGAAGAATTTAAACTTTGAATCAGTGAGTGAGTAAGAAGACTACTAATTTTCCTTTTCTACAATTTTATCAAAGGGTAAAGAAACTAATGGCTCAATAAATTTCGATTGGCTTTTGGGATTTTCTTTGatctaattattattttttgccaattaattaaatctttATCAGTTGTTCATTATTAATTGTAAGTTAAACTTGTGCTGagggaagaaaaaaaaagattcttgaaataaaaaatttgtgtgTAATAATGAGTTGGATTATTGGTGAAAGTATGGATTGTTGAAATCAAATGAATAGAGATTTAGTAGGTGAATTTAATGAGAGATTCTTTGCAATTTTGACTACACAATATTGCAAAAATCCCATCAATGCACCTACCATAAACCCCTCTATCTTTTGTTTGATTTCAcccatattatttaaatttcacaATCATTAAATGAAGAATATTtcataattttgaaattatcAATTTATCACTAATTTCCTGAATATTGTTGTACTTGTCAACCAATAGTCAACATTACTCGAAAAGCGATATCCCCTATATAGAGCCCATGGGCTTCTGATGGATCTGAAGGTGACGCCTATTTTGTCGCCTCGTGAGGCCCAAAGCTTCAATGGGTCGAAAAAGTTTTGCATTTTCGGCCCACTTGATGATTTGGGGTTATGTACTTCTGCCAGGAGAGGTTGCGGCCCTGAGAAGCAACAACGGAGTTCCAACTTCCAACAGTGGGAAAtggaataataataattaattaacaaataataatgataataaaggatataattgttgtgaaaaagtaaaaatttacggtaaaaagtaaatatttcaaaactcaaaatatatcaaactctacactttataatatttttctctcaacttcaattgtatttttcatcacaaatgaagacctttttatagatccacatttgagattagtccaaaaattaaaacatcatcatctacatcatcacagactaatttttcacattttacaactcaatattcaacattcaatattcaatattcaacataataataatatatttttcaacactcccccttgtgatgatgaccgtgatatgatgactgtattcattacgtgttttatactgcctcgttaaaaaccttactaggaaaaacccagtgggataaaaaccatagtaagggaaaaagagtgcagccacgtaaactccccctcatgttaacatgagtgattcttcacatattccgtagattgcgcatcccaatgttgtatatatgctttctgaatatcgtcgtgggaagagcctttgtgaagagatctgatgagttctcacttgattgaatgtaacagatatcaatatctttattcttctcaagctcttgagtgtaggcaaagaattttggggggatatgtttggttctgtcacttttgatgtatccttctttcatttgagcaatacatgcagcattatcttcatatagtgtcacaggcttcttttctactgtcaatccacacgatatttgaatatgtttggtcattgactttaaccatacacattcacgacttgcttcatgtaatgcaataatctcggcgtgatttgatgaagttgttacgagtgtttgtttatgtgaacgccaagaaattgcggtgcctccacgagtaaatacatatccggtttgggaacgtgccttatgtggatcagataagtatccagcatcagcataaccaatgatactttgattggtgtcttttgagtacaaaagtcccaaatctgtcgttcctcgtagataacggaatatatgtttaattccgttccagtgcctctttgttggatatgaactgaatcttgccaataaatttacagcaaaagatatatcaggtctagtgcaatttgcaagatacataagggcaccaatggcacttagatatggtacttctggaccaagaataacttcatcatctccacatggatggaatggatccttttctatgtttaatgatcttacaaccattggagtacttaatggatttgatttatccatattaaaacgtttaaggatcttttctgtataatttgcctggtgaacaaaaattccacattctttttgttcgatttgcaaacccagacaatacttggtttttccaagatccttcatttcgaattcttccttcaagtacatcataacttcttgaatttctttattcgttccaatgatgtttaaatcatcaacatatacagcaataattacacatccggatgttgttttcttgatgaaaacacaagggcatattggatcatttacatatccctttttcatcaagtgctcacttagccgattataccacattcggccggattgctttaacccatataatgatctttgcaattttacagaataaaattctctgggttttgaactttgtgcttcaggcatcttaaatccttcagggattttcatgtatatatcactatcaagtgatccgtataagtaagctgtaacaacatccataagacacatttccaaattttcagacactgccaaactaatcaaatatcgaaacgtaattgcatccataacagaagaatacgtttcttcataatcaattccaggcctttgagaaaaaccttgtgcaacaagtctagctttatatctgactatttcatttttctcatttcgctttcgaataaaaacacatttgtatccaacaggttttacaccttcaggtgtgaggactataggtccaaaaacattacgtttattcagcgaatccaattcaacctggatggcatctttccatttgacccaatcatgacgagttttacattcaccaaaagattttggttcatgatcctcattttcatttacgatgtcacaagccacattataagaaaatatatcatcaatatcttctatgtcttttcggttccatatttttccagtattaatataattgatagagatttcacgattctcgtcagtttgtggttctgacagaatattttcatcatcaggtgattcttctggaacaccattttctattttatgatcgtcgtgtttctctatgccttttcttttccgaggatttttatccttggaaccgactggtcttccacgcttcaagcgttttatgacatcatgagtgtcttcaatttgtttctttggaatttcaattcgagcaggggcatttacagcatgtatatatgattttgttaccccttttgtgtctgcaaatgcatctggcatttgatttgcaattctttgcatgtgcacaatttgctgtacatctttctcacattgtttggtccttggatccaaatgtaacaatgatggtacataccatgtgatttctttttcgatgtgtttcttttctccccctaacactgggaagatttcttcattaaaatgacaatcagcaaagcgtgctgtaaacacatcgcctgtctgaggctcaagatatctaatgattgatggactgtcataaccgatataaataccgatttttctttgaggacccatttttgatcgttgaggtggtgcaataggcacatacaccatacatccaaaaattctcagatgagagatatttggttctttaccaaatgcaagttgcaatggggagaatttatgatatgcacttggtctgatgcgaattaatgccgcagcatgtaaaattgcatgtccccatatagaaatagggagttttgttttcataatcattggtctagcaatcagttgtagacgtttaatcaatgattcaactaatccattttgcgtatgaacatgagctacaggatgttcaacagtgattcccattgacatacaataatcattgaaagtctgggatgtaaattctccagcattatcaagtcttattttcttgattgtataatctggaaattgattccgcaattttattatttgagccattaatcttgcaaatgccacattccgagttgacaataagcatacatgtgaccatctgctagaagcatcgatcaataccataaaatatcgaaatggtccacatggtggatgaattggcccacaaatatcaccctgaatgcgttcaagaaatatgggtgattctgtttggattttagctggtgatggtcttataataagttttccaagagaacatgctttacattgaaacttattattctgaaagatcttctggtctttcaatggatgaccatgcgtattttcaataattcttcgcatcattattgaaccaggatgtcccaatcgatcatgccaatttgttaatattgaagaactattaaccaccatatttgattcgattggccttatatgtgtataatgcaatccagtagggagcattgataatttttcaaccacatatttctttcctgatttatatgtggtaagacacatatatttctgatttccatcagttatcgtctcagtatcatacccatgagagtatatgtcattaaaactcaacaaatttcttttcgattgtggtgaatataaagcatcatttatcagaaattttgtaccattaggtaacaaaaaatgtgcttttccacaaccttcaatcaagtctacaggacctgatatggtattcaccattgtttttgttggttttatttccaagaaatatctttcatctcgcagaatagtgtgtgttgtaccactatctggtatgcaaatttccatgatattatttccatgtttgctcatagcattttccatatcaaacttcacaaaaaatgcaataaagaaaaattaagtacaatacaaatgcaaaatataacatgctttataatacaagaatgcattaaaaatacaaatttgttacaatatagtcccaccaatcttttaatcaatgtcttcgaaatcattcaaaaaatctgcagcattga
Coding sequences within:
- the LOC140871453 gene encoding methyl-CpG-binding domain-containing protein 9 — translated: MENRNSFGDLNSNVGVSKPVAFLIDLNETPTISPRERDDAVSVCSVCGRKVAAGRSGATKEEQRKWKCFRCLLQNDGASSSGGAGAGFDINASPPREAEGDHPADHLGGGREFRVNGGALACHSPLICSQIPNMMYLQTLRRYITERKGVLGEGWRVEFDFCDRRYRTSAAYVAPDGRRFKSLEDVASHLGIPLSYIKAAQKESSGFASSRNCREPELNIQKLVFSGNGSQGDYVHDGFPIQFQDFCLLSAGNVDPRPAYHNTNQIWPVGYRCSWHDKITGSLFVCDVLDGGECGPTFKVHRFPCTTQFIPVGSAILSRTNSVPSKGNDRMGLDELITSPLVDDDDLSIITLLNEHSPPSLENCVSLSRSNDVVYCSGQNASSNSNLECGLPRAGNSIGELGHSGVIGEFQLEGRSTSSVWEMVSEAFMYAFHETFKQSGAVKFFCGHDIYEMNNENLDGTDSLSRYSYWGGPMNVPRLIQNERDFNMACELLLTWLKQDRFGFNVDFVQEIIEQLPGVTASLEYKNLKDRKHNSSLQSVGSGFLQVEQNTNSAFRTSKRWRLQSGGMEKFLTRDPCPPGNPLSTRLPSYLIGDALQAWELAWRFLEVLELGQSFSFQDLESELLSPWLDCCALNGLETVDIGDDVPLNKGVKVSQARAGRNTGLLLANIYGSLLKILLSELVSKVVAYACPNFDAGESKSRRGKKKDLDGSAALKKAQLDVLPVNELTWPEVARRYILSVYSMEGNLDSTEIASRESGKVFHCLRGDGGILCGSLSGITALEGDAVVMADAIKEIFGPLKCKIEIVGGIESESEDDGAQTIEAEDGAVPEWAQVLEPVRKLPTNVGARIRRCVNEALLKNPPEWAKKMLEHSISKEVYKGNASGPTKRAVISVLDKVNSEVPQQQKTEKKEKVRSKVYMTDLVNKQCRMVLRHAVATDEDRVFCNLLGRAVLNPNDADDEGLLGYPAMVSRPLDFRTIDLRLAAGAYDGSHEAFIDDVREVWRNIRTAYGDRSDLIKLAENLSQKFEELYEKEVLTLVDKVAEFQEVNGSSADIVNEREALLASVMKSSLPRAPWEEGICKVCGMDKDDDNVLLCDRCDSEYHRYCLNPPLLRIPKGNWYCPSCVSGHSRRSTCGSVANQPRKNGDKGEFKHKFLDSLARLANLMEIKEYWEFTLEERIFFTKFLFDEALNSAIVRNHMDQCASRPGDLQNRLRSLTEELQIQKFKEETLVLNIAKTNSTVSNVVGDLKSDASSSLVNLEKNSREKVPDALNQLQYLHPVHKDSHGSLISTTQLIPGHNLSGSTSDHVTELESPELQDNARKLGNIRNTISNLLGTIASVESEILKVSLRKDFLGRDANGRAYWVFYWPRALPWIIANGSLSSKKSSFEEFMSIPDSDNWMLYEFDSEIDRLLGWLNENNTCEKELKESILQLKSNKLKDSEYAEKHILCKGESSQSISGVKRKASSNFLNTKAMDMLEKSLGACLIQNLASSVSQNDRLYRCECLELVWIMKGHCPSCHQSFPTSDELRKHSVENCNSVASVTKAGQTGEDFSSHKRLKNVALLETVHVTAGVHQLSTSDKQNHGTSFVEGPPEPDFPFKFEEIMARFNTPNSVKDSVTEIGLIGSGGVPSFIPNKCTNLSDPALRLASTKINKASLAEIPSDLRSWQPNSNNEASALEEGSGVGRMKYILMSEGVQICTMKDNSSDLGVSKSNIVHESSLRPLAGKASEVLRFLKTILLDIDAALPEDALRNSRTNQEKRRAWRAFVKSAKTIYEMVQALMVLEDAIKSEFLHTDWWYWSSPSTAAKITTLSALSLRIYSLDSAISYEKPFPNGAREIIVPKAALDEDVPLKTTNLGDSSSPPRQKTPESEPTEAPRTRSRSSKRRKEFSG